AATTGTGTAATCAATTTCTATTGTTGACGAGGGATCAAAATTAGAAGTGTGCCAATGTTCAATAAAAAGTCTGAATTTACCTTCACAAGTTCCACACCAAGCTAACTGAATGGTGTGAGCCTTTACGAGTAAAGGTGTAAGAAAAACTAAAAGTACCCAAAATTTTTGCCATATTTTACCCTTGGTGCCGATAACTAATTTCATAGAATTACTGCTGTTTTTTTATTGAGGATAGATGACTATTTTATTTGAAAAAGGATTTTTTGAAGTTATCGTATTGATATTTAAAATATAAATTCCTCTAGCTATATTCAGCGTTTCTATCGTTACTTCTTTTTTAAAATTATGATGACTTATGTATACTTTCTGTCCATTCAAGTTGACTAATTCTACTTGGTCAATAAGATCGGTTGCTTCGATTAAAATGAGTTGGTTGGTCACTTTAATTTTTACGGATGAAGTCTTTTCATTAATGTTATCATAGGCTTGGCAATCTACTACTTTAATACTGATTGAATCTTGATTTTGGCAGTTGTTATGGTCAGTTCCAGTAAGGGAAATTATTGTTTCTCCGATCGTATTTAAGTTAAAGAAGCCTCCAGACAGAACACTTCCGTCGGACCATAGGTATTGGCTCAAACTAGTGGTACTGGATAAAAAGACACTATCATTTAAACATAAAGAGTCTTCAGCTATAGCGGATATTTCAACAATAGGTAAGCTATTTTCAATAATTGTTATTGTGTCTGAAAGTGTTGAGCATCCTGAGTCATCTATGGCGGTGTAAAAATAAATACCAGGTGTGTAAGAATAAATCGAATCGTTATTAGAGGTGTTATTCCACTGAATGTTTGATAGATTTTGCGCTGTGTGTAACATTAAACTATCTCCTTCACAAAAACTATTTCCATTGGGATGGTGCACTAAACTTTGTCCAGAAGATTTAAAACTAATTTGAATTGAATCAGATATGCCGACACAACCATTAGAATCTGTTGCTGAGACATAATAAAAACCTTCTTGAGTGAGTGTTGTTGCTTGGGCATTGCTTCCATTTGACCATAAATAAGCATCAAAATTATTTGCAGCAGTAAGCGTTACGGAATCATTCCAACAAATTAAAAAATTGGACACTGTATCTAAAACAGAAGATGGGGTATCATAGTTAATTTGATTAATGGTTATTGTATCTGATATGATAGGGCAACCATATTGATCATTTCCAGAAAAATAATAGTCACCACTTGTGTTTACTGAAATAGAACTGGAGTTAGCGTTGTTATTCCAGATAATAGAATTGTGATTGTCGGTGTATAAAATGGATGTCCCTCCGGCACAAATTAACGTGTCTCCAATGATTTGAATAGGGTGTAAGTGTTGAGAAATAGGTAAAGAAATGGTGTCAGAGAAATATTGGCATCCGAAGTTGTTGGTCACTGAAACATAGTACTCTTGTGAGTCGTCGATATCTATTGAAGCTGATGTTTCTCCTGTATTCCATAAATATGATGAGAACATATTAGTCGTTGACAATTGTGTAGAATCATTATAACAAATAGCGTTTGATGAGGTTTGTATATTTAGGTCATAATTAGGTATAATGACAACATTTAAAGTGTCTGATTTTCCTGGGCAATTGTTGTTATCAACTGTTTCCAAAGTATAGCTTCCAGCTGTAGAAAGATAGGTCGTATTAGAAGTACTTCCTGTCGACCATGAATAGGAAGCAAAAGTGTTGATGGAAGCAACTTCTATAGAGTCTCCTTCACAGATATTTAGCGTGTTATTATGCGATAGAATAGTTGGGTGAGTAGGTTGACAAAGTATCGACCAAAATCCATCATAAATATGCCCTCCATAATTGCTTTGATGCGCATTGGGGGTTACAAAGTTATTGTTTGAACCAGTTTGCCCTACAATTAGAATTTTATGGTCTGAAGTAAAGTCTAACTCATATCCATATTCATCGCTAACACCTCCAAAGTAACTAGACCAAGTATGATTACCATTGATAGAAAATGTTGAAATAATATTGTCGTATCCTCCATTATTTGTTTGTTGAAAGGAGGTATTGTTTGTTGCTAAAGTAGTTCCATTAGTTGTCCCGAGCAGCCACAAGAGCGTATCTTTACTTTTAATGCTACTAAAATTTTCATTTCCTCCAGCGTCAAAATATGTTCCCCACTGCTGGGCGCTTGAACTGTCAAGTTTTGTTATAAAGCCATCCCAAGTATTGGAGTTGGAGTAATTAGGTTGATGTGCATTAGCAGTAGAAATCCCAACACTACTTTTTGTTTTCCCCGTTAAATAAATGTTTTCTAGAGAATCTAACGTCATTCCCTCTATTAGGTCGTTATGATCTCCTCCGTAATATGTTTTCCATATTGTGTTATATTGGTTGGAGATCTTTAAGACAAATCCATCAATATAGCCTCCATTTTGGTTTTGATGTATGTTTTGATTTGCAATCGTTTCGTTATCGTTTGTATAGCCCGCAATATATATTGTTCCATTGTTTGTAATTGCAATTTCTTCACCTCTAGTATTGGAGCCTTTTACATAGTAGGAGTTGTATAATATATTCCCCGCATCATCAAAAACGCCAAGAAAAGCATTTTCGTAACCACTTAAAGTATTTCTGTATGCATTTGGAGTACAAGAGAGGTCTGTACTGGCAGTATGTCCTGTAATATAGACCTTATTCGCTGCGTCTACTTCGATGGCTGTGATTAATTCATGATCATTTCCTCCATAGTAGGTACTCCAAGTTAACGTTCCATTAGAGGTGAATTTTGAAAGAAATGCATCATCTCCACTTGAAAGTATTTGTTGATATGCGCCTGGTGTAGTAACTCCCATTTGACTAGTAGAATTTCCTGCAATGTAGATGTTATCGTTATCGTCTAATGCAGAGGAGTAGATTCGTTCACTGTAGTTCCCTCCAAAATATGTGGCCCAAAGTCTCACTCCTTGTTGGTTAAATGCTGCTATAAATGCGTCTTGATCAGCAAGAGTGTTTTGGTAAGCCCCTGTGGTGGCTATGTTGTTAGTGCTTACTGTATAACCAGATACAATAATTTCATTAGCACTATTTTGAACTATACTTTGAGCAAAGTCCATGTGAGAGCCTCCATAATAAGTGGTGTATTGGTTACTATAAGCAATGGGATCGATTACAAAATCATTCGTTCTATTTTTAGGAAGATGATACTGTAAGCCATTTCCTTTAGTTTTTATCTTAAGATCTACTAACTTTTTTTGCTTGTTAGGAAGTAGAAAGAATGCTTCAGGAATGGTTTCTTTTATTGCACCATTTTTACTTGTTAGCGTAATAACATTCCCTGAGATTGATGGGGTTGCTCCCATGATTTTTAAAGGGAGACTTTTGATCGTTTTATTTCGAACGATATAGTTGTATTTTAAATGGTTATCGACAATAAAAAACTCAATGTCAACCCCCTCCCATATATTTTTATAGGTAATCTTTTTGAATTGATTAACGTTTAGGGTGGTTTTACTGTTTTTATAAAAGTTGAGTTGTTCAGCTACTTTTCCACTAGAAACAATTGAAGCATTAGAGTGACTGTTTTCAAACCATACTTCTATTCTTTCTACATCAACCTTATTACTGTCTAGTTCGTTGGTTGAAAAGCTTTCATAAGCAAAATGGTCATGATAAAAACTTACATTATAGGCTTCAAGGCTTAATAGGTAAGCAACATCTGTATTAAAAACTCCATTTTGATTTACAATTTGCCCTTGGTTTTTGATAAAAAAATTAGACTGTGAAAAACCAAAACTGCTAATTAAAAACAAAAAATAGGCAATAGAAATATATTTTTTAAACCCCCACATAACTCCAAAAACCAAAAGTTACGAATTTGTAATTTATTTTAACTTAGAATCCACTTTTTTTTGTGCATTTTCTAGAATTAAATCAGATTTGGCTTTGGCTTCATCTTCAATTTTTTTAGCCTTTATTTCAGCTTCATCTTCAATTTTCTGTGCTTTTTTATTCGACTCTTCTGCTATTTTATCTCCCTTAGCATCAACTCCTTTATTCAGCTCTTCAACTTTAGCGTCAGTTTTTTCTTTGAGTTTTTCAGCAGCTTTTTCGGCTACTTTTTTTGCAATAGGATTGCTAGCTTGGGCTATTAATTTATCAGCTTCAGCGTAACCAGCATCTTTTTGTTTTTGTATCTCAGCTCTTGCTTCTGCTTTTGCTTGTTCGGCTGCCTTTTCTCCTTCTGCTCTAACTTTATCAGCAGCAACTTTCGCTTCACTTCTAATCTTATCGGCAGCTAATTTGGCATCTGCATTTA
This DNA window, taken from Flavobacteriales bacterium, encodes the following:
- a CDS encoding T9SS type A sorting domain-containing protein, whose protein sequence is MVFGVMWGFKKYISIAYFLFLISSFGFSQSNFFIKNQGQIVNQNGVFNTDVAYLLSLEAYNVSFYHDHFAYESFSTNELDSNKVDVERIEVWFENSHSNASIVSSGKVAEQLNFYKNSKTTLNVNQFKKITYKNIWEGVDIEFFIVDNHLKYNYIVRNKTIKSLPLKIMGATPSISGNVITLTSKNGAIKETIPEAFFLLPNKQKKLVDLKIKTKGNGLQYHLPKNRTNDFVIDPIAYSNQYTTYYGGSHMDFAQSIVQNSANEIIVSGYTVSTNNIATTGAYQNTLADQDAFIAAFNQQGVRLWATYFGGNYSERIYSSALDDNDNIYIAGNSTSQMGVTTPGAYQQILSSGDDAFLSKFTSNGTLTWSTYYGGNDHELITAIEVDAANKVYITGHTASTDLSCTPNAYRNTLSGYENAFLGVFDDAGNILYNSYYVKGSNTRGEEIAITNNGTIYIAGYTNDNETIANQNIHQNQNGGYIDGFVLKISNQYNTIWKTYYGGDHNDLIEGMTLDSLENIYLTGKTKSSVGISTANAHQPNYSNSNTWDGFITKLDSSSAQQWGTYFDAGGNENFSSIKSKDTLLWLLGTTNGTTLATNNTSFQQTNNGGYDNIISTFSINGNHTWSSYFGGVSDEYGYELDFTSDHKILIVGQTGSNNNFVTPNAHQSNYGGHIYDGFWSILCQPTHPTILSHNNTLNICEGDSIEVASINTFASYSWSTGSTSNTTYLSTAGSYTLETVDNNNCPGKSDTLNVVIIPNYDLNIQTSSNAICYNDSTQLSTTNMFSSYLWNTGETSASIDIDDSQEYYVSVTNNFGCQYFSDTISLPISQHLHPIQIIGDTLICAGGTSILYTDNHNSIIWNNNANSSSISVNTSGDYYFSGNDQYGCPIISDTITINQINYDTPSSVLDTVSNFLICWNDSVTLTAANNFDAYLWSNGSNAQATTLTQEGFYYVSATDSNGCVGISDSIQISFKSSGQSLVHHPNGNSFCEGDSLMLHTAQNLSNIQWNNTSNNDSIYSYTPGIYFYTAIDDSGCSTLSDTITIIENSLPIVEISAIAEDSLCLNDSVFLSSTTSLSQYLWSDGSVLSGGFFNLNTIGETIISLTGTDHNNCQNQDSISIKVVDCQAYDNINEKTSSVKIKVTNQLILIEATDLIDQVELVNLNGQKVYISHHNFKKEVTIETLNIARGIYILNINTITSKNPFSNKIVIYPQ